One Prunus dulcis chromosome 7, ALMONDv2, whole genome shotgun sequence DNA segment encodes these proteins:
- the LOC117634494 gene encoding dnaJ homolog subfamily C member 28: MATRLARRTIVSSSLSSLVLRSTVYDSSPAVISVVHGGSQPRRQSSSSSSSSSKSDKAEKKKPVLDRLSSVIDAVNDSKLPPELRGQRNNIRSETDIINVVEQRIWHSMEEGQFENLPGKGKPLNLTRNPHADPAEDTLYRILSKNGCAPRWVELNKEIRSQVSEWRLALKKAWANKNDHSKWVETSEALKLQVKHINNKVFQYNLMVPFGRQMLGLKWEKELDRLELGE; this comes from the exons ATGGCGACCCGCCTCGCGCGAAGAACAATAGTGTCTTCGTCGTTGTCGTCTCTGGTTCTGAGATCAACGGTGTACGATTCATCTCCAGCGGTTATCAGCGTCGTCCATGGTGGGTCCCAACCGAGACGGCAATCATCATCGTCGTCATCGTCGTCTAGTAAATCTGACAAGGcggagaagaagaagccagTGCTAGACCGTCTATCGTCGGTTATAGACGCCGTCAACGACAGTAAACTCCCTCCTGAGCTTCGTGGTCAGCGCAACAACATCAG GTCAGAAACAGATATAATCAATGTGGTTGAGCAAAGAATATGGCATTCAATGGAAGAGGGGCAGTTTGAGAATTTACCAGGAAAAGGGAAGCCCCTCAACTTAACTAGAAACCCTCATGCAGACCCAGCTGAGGACACTCTGTACAGAATTCTATCCAAAAATGGATGTGCACCGCGGTGGGTCGAGCTCAACAAGGAGATAAGGAGCCAGGTATCTGAGTGGAGGCTGGCTCTGAAGAAGGCTTGGGCAAATAAAAATGACCACTCAAAATGGGTTGAAACTTCTGAGGCTTTGAAGTTGCAGGTCAAGCACATCAACAATAAGGTTTTCCAGTATAATCTCATGGTTCCTTTTGGTCGCCAAATGTTAGGGCTCAAGTGGGAGAAGGAGCTGGATCGCTTGGAGCTGGGGGAATAG
- the LOC117634492 gene encoding vacuolar protein-sorting-associated protein 37 homolog 1 — translation MSMFKFWGSQEEQTQPRPEVVTPSQSWYPPSVVNSPTSSRPGTPSSTSSSSLSYQRLTEKAPSPSHVSPAEAAGVIAVLKDKSVDELRKLLADKDAYQQFFLSLDQVKIQNNLREELRRETLQLSRENLEKEPRMVELRNQCRIIRTTELAAAQERLNELERQKEETLKQYSPSSLLHRLQESMNKTEEESENLHQQLIDREVDLGGFVEKYKKLRTTYHRRALVHLAAKTSSIG, via the exons ATGTCCATGTTCAAGTTCTG GGGATCTCAGGAGGAACAAACTCAGCCGCGGCCGGAGGTTGTTACTCCTTCACAGTCATGGTACCCTCCATCTGTAGTTAACTCTCCAACCTCTTCTCGCCCTGGAACTCCAAGCAGCACTTCTTCTAGCAGTTTGAGCTACCAAAGGCTTACAGAAAAGGCACCGTCTCCATCACATGTTTCGCCCGCCGAAGCTGCCGGTGTTATTGCTGTTTTGAAGGACAAAAG TGTTGATGAGCTACGGAAGCTTTTGGCTGACAAGGATGCATACCAgcagttttttctttccctcgATCaggtcaaaattcaaaataat CTACGAGAGGAGCTACGGAGGGAAACGCTGCAATTATCCA GGGAAAACTTGGAAAAAGAACCACGCATGGTGGAACTTAGGAACCAG TGCAGAATAATTAGAACAACCGAGTTGGCCGCTGCTCAGGAGAGGCTAAATGAGCTTGAGAGGCAGAAAGAAGAAACTTTGAAGCAATATTCcccttcttctcttctccatAGGCTTCAAG AATCGATGAATAAGACAGAGGAAGAATCCGAAAACCTGCACCAGCAGCTCATTGATAGGGAGGTTGATCTTGGGGGTTTTGTGGAGAAGTACAAGAAGCTTCGTACGACTTACCACAGGCGAGCACTTGTTCATCTTGCCGCAAAAACTTCTTCGATTGGATGA